Genomic DNA from Heteronotia binoei isolate CCM8104 ecotype False Entrance Well chromosome 8, APGP_CSIRO_Hbin_v1, whole genome shotgun sequence:
ACAACAGAAGAATGTGCCGTTAAATAACATTATCCACCTCCAGAACAAAGTCATCCAAAGAATGCAATGCACTTTATCAAGGTTATTCCTTTCAAAATATGGTATTATTTTGGGATATTAATATGGATTTTATTAAAGGAAAATTATATTAAaacatattagaagaagaagagctatGTTTTGAAATAACTCCTTCACTTAAAATGGTATTAGTGTAAGCTTTCAAAATGACCAAAATCAGTACAGTTTTGTCGAATTTAAATATTCAGTATGCAACAGCAAAAATTGAGATTCAGTTTTATGTCATCCTTCCCGACACAATTGTGAATTTCGAAGGTCTCATCTGTGGCAATTACTGCAGAAATACAATAGAATTCAATACTGCTTATTGACACAATTGGTggttgatgaagaagatgatattggatttatatcccgccctccactccgaagagtctcagagcggctcacaatctcctttaccttcctcccccacaacagacaccctgtgaggtagatgaagatactggatttatatcccgccctccactccaaagagtctcagagtggctcacaatctcctttaccttcgtcccccacaacagacaccctgtgaggtagatgaagatactggatttatatcccaccctccactacgaagagtctcagagtggctcacaatctcctttaccttcctcccccacaacagacaccctggtgggtggggctggagagagctctcacagcagtgggtggggctggagagagctctcacagcagctgccctttcaaggacaacctctgccaaggctatggctgatctaaggccatgctagcaggtgcaagtggaggagtggggattcaaacctggctctcccagataagagtctgcacacttaaccactgcaccaaactggctctccaagtcttTCAATCAATAATACGCAAACAGATGCCACGCAGCCCTTGCGGAACAACCATGGTGACGGCAATGTGCAATTAACTGATCTCAGAACAGAATCATAAAACAGCAGCTCTCTCTAATGCATCCTTTGTACTGAAAACACTCGACAGGCCTGGAATGTAAAAACAAGCTTCAAAGAACACCACAGATTTTTCTATGCCTTAAAATGGACAATTTAGACACCGTATCCAAATCTCACAGTTTTGAAGGACAGCTCCCAATTACTTTTTATTAAACGCTTCCAGCAAGCGCAGCAGATGCAGAAACAGATTGATGACATCCAAATAGAGGTTGATTGCAGCCAGTATGTATTCTTCAGGAGACAGTTTGTGCATTAGGAGATGAGTGTCATAGATAATAAATCCACAGAACAGAAGTGCACCTGCAGCGGCAAATACCAGCTCAGCGACTTCACTGTAGAAGAAGATCTAAAGCCaaagagcacacacacacacaaacataaagGTTTAGTTCAAAATGTCTTCTGTAAAAACACATCAAAATCCAAGTTAACCATATTATAGCTATAATTAATAACGGGAACATTTGGCTTGCTTGCAAAGAATCTGTATACGCAAACTAGATACTATTTTCTTGGCTTCATGCATTCGTCATCGTGGTTTCAGTTGTTTTGCTTTCTTGTCAGTATAAGGCTTTGTCATGTCTGTCCCCCatggcgcagtgtggtaaagcagcagtactgcagtactgtgatctgaactctctgctcacgacctgagttctatcccagcggaaactggttcaggtagccggcccaaggttgactcagccttccatccttccgaggtcggtcaaatgagtccccagcttgctgacggggggagtgtaaaagactggggaaggcaatggcaaaccgccccgtaaaaagtctgccgtgaaaacgttgtgaaagcaacgtcaccccagagtcggaaacgactggtgcttgcacagggggcctttcctttttttccatgTCTGTCAGTACAATATTACTGCTGTTACAGACAACGGAACTGACTTCGTTTCTACACACACAAGCAACGACCACAACTATGCCGTATCCTTTAAAGTTAACACaacgaagtgggggggggggtgttgtttctaATGACAATCTGCTTCGTACTAAAGAGCAAACATTTTGCTTCTGCAGCATTCAGTGAGGACTTAGAACATATTTTTGAAGTGCATTCAAAATCTGGGAACAGAAATACAAGGAGTCACAGACAACACAAGCCTAAAACAGATTTAAGAGTATCCGGCTAAGAACATAATCCCTTGCATGCTATATTCACAAGCCTTTAATTTTCTAATGAAAATATAcaattttattagggtttgtagaatctttcgggctcaagtgccgtgttctactggagaaagttttccttccagacgtttcgttcgcagctgcggagaacatcctcagtggcgttgcagccggagcaggcgctcagaccttcctggctgctgtgcattgagtggggccagggctgctggagagctgctatttgtaggctgctATTTcatcacacacaccccagcctacaaatagcagctctccagcagccctggccccactcaatgaacagcagccaagaaggtctgagcgcctgctccggctgcaacgccactgaggatgttctccgcagctgagaacgaaacgtctggaaggaaaactttctccagtagaacacggcacttgagcccgaaagattctacaaaccctaatgatgttaccagccgtgaagtTTGACAGTTTTATGTTTTCTTTACTTTTCACAGGACAGCCGCCACAGAAAGATATAATTCTGTGTAATTCTAGTATAATTACGCCTCATTACAGTGTTAGCACTCACAGCAGGGGACCCCAAACCCCAGAACGGTAACAGTCCATGACCCAATCAGCAACCGGGCCGCGCAGCCTCGACCTGGCCCCCCCCCCtgtggcgcctcctcctccctccatttttatgatgttaagGGCGGAGAAAGTGCTTTCTGGCTCTTTAAATGCTAACCCCCCTCCTCATCAGCTGAAACCACGGCAGCAGCGGCCAGCGGTGGAGTGTGTGCATCAGAAGGTGCTTTTCCTGGCCTTAACATCGCAAAAAcgaaggggggaggaggtgcggcggcggggggggggatgtttttcaTAAACACAAAGCATTTTATAATGACTGTTAATGCAGAAATTTTTTCTAAATGTGCTCCGTTTGCTAGCAAACTGACCTAAATGGTTTTGCCTTAATACTACTCAAGAATACAAACTATCAGGCAAACCCATCCAATAAACATAATGATTAAAAAGGGTTTGTATCCCACCGAAATTTTCTGTTTAAGGACGAATGGCTGTTAGCAGAGTGCATCTTGCCTCTCTCTGAAGCCTAAGATGCCTTCTGAAACACTGTTCTAAGGGGATCGCAAAGAACGGGGGGCAATCCGAAGTCTGCAGAGAGGGGAGGACTGGTAAAAACTCACCTCTCGTGAAGAGTTAATTGCAcctaagatagggttgccaagttcaattcgagaaatatctggggactttgagggtggagccaggagcaagggtgtgacaagcataactgaactccaaagggagttctggccatcacatttaaagggaccgcacaccttttaaatgccttccttccataggaaataatgaaggataggggcaccttcttttggggctcatagaattggaccccctggtccaatctttttgaaacttggggggtgttttgggaagAGGAACTGGAGctgtgctgaaattttggtgcctctacctcaaaatactgCCCTCCTCCcgggagctccagatacctggatcaattctccattattttatatgggaataagtctccataggaaataatagagttcccagcagacatttccctcccctctccccgctttctgatgaccctcaagtgggtggagggcctccaaatcgggggatcccctgcccccccccccaactggggattggccgCCCTAACATAAGATTGTTCTGATGAAACTGTTAACTTAGTGCATAAATGTCTCCAAAATTGTAATTACCCATTACTGTATTCAATATTAATCAAGAACATAACCTCTTACCCTTAGAAAACCTGAAAGGAGAAGAATCCATAAGCAAGCAAACAGCCTGTAAACACACAGTAGGATGTAAATTAATTTCCTTGGAATTGTCAAAGCTCATTCTATCTTAGATTTAAAAATACATGACACCCAAACCTTCTGAATacacattagaagaagaagaagaattgcagatttataccccacccttctctctgaatcagagactcagagcggcttacgatctcctatatcttctcccttcacaacagacaccctgtgaggtgggtggggctgagagggctttcacagcagctgccctttcaaggacaactcctgtgagagctatggctaacccaaggccattccagcaggtgcaagtagaggagtggggaatcaaacccggttctcccagataagagagctatggctgacccaaggccattccagcagctgcaagtggaggagtgtgaaatcaaacccggttctcccagataagagagctctggctgaccgaaggccattccagccagtgcaagtggaggagtggggaatcaaacccggttctcccagataagagtccatgcacttaaccactacaccaaactggctctattattATAAACGTACACTTACACAATTAAGGCAGATAATAACAACTTTAATGTAACtgtcttgggggttttttggagaGGCGGAGGGTATGAAATTGGTCAGTTGCCTATACCTGTTACACAGCTCTGGACGTGGCTCTCTGCAGAAAGCCCTTTATATTATTTCAGTACGAAACCGTTTATGATGTCCAAGCGTACTCTAAATTTACTGTTTATATATCAATGACAGAAGGTTAAAAATACATTCTTATGCCTGTTTTAATATGGGTCTTTAAAAGAAACTTACCCGGCTCCAGCTTTGCTGAAATCCCGTTTGGATTGTAAAGTGTATACAGTGAGAGCCAGAAATACAGCCGTCGTCAGAATAAAGGCTTGCAGGACAACAGATACTTCATAAAAAGTCACTATGTTAAAAAAAGCAAACAAGTAAATTTAACTTAAATCCCACGTATCATTCATTTGATACCACTGCTTACTTAAATCAAAATCAGAGAAGCATCATACTGAAAAGCTGGTAAGGCCTAAGAATGACACCAGATATAAACTGCTTATCCTTGACTAGGAAGCACTCAGATCTAGGCTTTAAGATT
This window encodes:
- the LOC132576630 gene encoding protein lifeguard 4-like, which codes for MMAAEDQGYPTTSIEDDFNYGSNVASASVHIRMAFLRKVYSILSVQVFLTTVTSAVFLYSTTIRTFVHESPGVLLLSLLGSLAVIVALTIYRHQHPVNLYLLFGFTLLEALTVAITVTFYEVSVVLQAFILTTAVFLALTVYTLQSKRDFSKAGAGLFACLWILLLSGFLRIFFYSEVAELVFAAAGALLFCGFIIYDTHLLMHKLSPEEYILAAINLYLDVINLFLHLLRLLEAFNKK